A single region of the Candidatus Manganitrophaceae bacterium genome encodes:
- a CDS encoding histone deacetylase: MKKTGYVTHPIFFQHDTGRGHPETARRLTAIEKHLFGQGAGESDDLKELRERLTRLSLSPHPELSRWITENHHPSYYRSLKDRVPEQGLVYLDPDTPYSPDSLVAAEMAVSGVLTAIDRVMDGSVVNAFCALRPPGHHAEQDRAMGFCLFNNIAVGARYLQLKYGLKRIFIIDWDVHHGNGTQNSFYSDPSVFYFSTHQYPFYPGTGSDQERGEEKGEGFTVNSPLASGAGDLEIHSAFEKKLFPAVKAFDPDFILISSGFDAHTDDPLSGLEVTEKGFAELTRGVKSLAEQNCHGRIVSCLEGGYHLHALAMSVQSHLEVLSREIP, from the coding sequence ATGAAGAAGACCGGTTACGTGACCCATCCCATTTTTTTCCAACATGATACGGGACGTGGCCATCCTGAAACGGCCCGCCGCCTCACGGCAATAGAGAAGCATCTTTTTGGACAGGGTGCAGGAGAATCAGATGATTTGAAGGAACTCCGCGAACGCTTGACGCGTCTCTCTCTCTCTCCTCATCCGGAGCTTTCCCGTTGGATCACAGAAAATCATCATCCATCATACTATCGATCTCTGAAAGACCGGGTCCCGGAGCAGGGGCTGGTTTATCTTGATCCGGATACCCCTTATTCCCCCGACTCGCTGGTGGCGGCAGAGATGGCCGTTTCCGGTGTTTTAACGGCGATTGATCGTGTCATGGATGGATCTGTTGTCAACGCATTTTGTGCCTTGAGGCCGCCGGGACACCATGCGGAGCAGGATCGGGCGATGGGTTTTTGCCTCTTCAACAATATTGCCGTCGGGGCAAGATATCTTCAACTGAAGTACGGGCTGAAGCGGATCTTTATTATTGATTGGGATGTCCATCACGGGAATGGCACCCAGAACAGCTTTTACTCCGACCCAAGTGTTTTTTATTTCAGTACGCATCAATATCCTTTCTATCCCGGTACGGGGTCTGATCAGGAAAGAGGAGAAGAAAAAGGAGAGGGCTTCACGGTCAACAGTCCCCTTGCCTCCGGGGCGGGTGATCTGGAGATCCATTCCGCGTTTGAAAAGAAACTCTTCCCTGCCGTCAAGGCCTTTGATCCCGACTTTATCCTCATCTCCTCGGGCTTCGACGCCCATACCGATGACCCCCTGTCCGGCCTGGAGGTCACTGAAAAGGGTTTTGCTGAACTGACCCGGGGGGTCAAGTCTTTGGCTGAGCAGAATTGTCATGGAAGGATTGTCTCTTGTCTGGAAGGGGGATATCACCTCCATGCCCTGGCAATGTCGGTCCAAAGCCACCTGGAGGTGCTTTCTCGGGAGATTCCATAA
- a CDS encoding MBL fold metallo-hydrolase, protein MIIESFPVGPFQCNCIILGCEKMQAALVIDPGEDPEKILRHLSALGLKTTYLLHTHAHLDHISATDEVQKKAGGVTCLHEDDMDLCDNLQQQASFFGLPTPTTPGIDRFLNDGDALSFGHHSVEVLHTPGHTPGSLTFYIQGFGLVTGDTLFSGGIGRTDLWGGSHPTLIQSIRKKLLSFPGETSVYPGHGPKTTVGREREANPFLV, encoded by the coding sequence ATGATTATCGAGTCCTTCCCGGTGGGTCCTTTTCAGTGTAATTGCATTATCCTGGGTTGTGAAAAAATGCAGGCGGCACTGGTCATCGATCCCGGTGAGGATCCGGAAAAGATCCTCAGGCATCTTTCCGCCCTGGGTTTGAAAACCACTTACCTGCTCCACACGCATGCGCATCTGGATCATATCAGCGCGACCGACGAAGTTCAAAAAAAGGCGGGAGGAGTAACCTGCCTCCATGAAGACGACATGGACCTCTGTGATAATCTTCAGCAGCAGGCCTCTTTTTTTGGTCTGCCGACGCCGACAACACCAGGGATCGATCGATTTCTGAATGATGGAGACGCCCTTTCCTTTGGTCATCATTCCGTAGAAGTTCTTCATACACCGGGGCACACGCCGGGAAGTCTTACTTTTTATATTCAAGGCTTCGGCCTGGTTACGGGAGACACACTTTTTTCCGGCGGTATTGGACGAACGGACCTCTGGGGCGGATCTCATCCGACACTGATCCAGTCGATCCGAAAAAAACTCCTTTCTTTTCCTGGGGAGACAAGTGTCTATCCAGGGCATGGCCCAAAGACCACGGTTGGAAGAGAGAGAGAAGCGAATCCCTTTTTAGTATGA
- a CDS encoding TolC family protein → MKPFLSHVEKIHKSGFLSLTISLFVIMQAPSLGMAAPPFVPLSLSEAITLALENNVDIRIEGETIRILELNITLEDAQFDPTLRFGARTDQATQTTSSTIDTTIFGTNKIKQTKLNLQAGLNQRLRWGGDYGLSLNQTRSSRNTGQVFNPTFTADAVLTVTQPLLQGFGLKVVQGPLRIAQTNIAMSRTTFRSKVSTLLFDINSTYWDLVFQRENLKVKQQALQSARQLLKASLAKVGLGLLAPIEILVAEAGAASREESVVIAEKEIEDKEDEMRQLLNLPGQSLVDPPSLHPTDKPTETRRLLDDGRMLEMALTRRPEIEENRLSVQNRALLLRIAEKRLSPSLDFVGRLGLNGLGETYMQGFDQITSKESFRWEAGLELQFPIGNRSARANFQKEKTEQNKAILAQIKVVQRITLEVKKALRRVRTDFHRIETTGRARVLSERKLSAGNERFSLGLISSNDLLEFQDDLAEARVNALKAVIDYNKSLASLDGATGTLLEKYGVETPS, encoded by the coding sequence ATGAAGCCATTCTTATCGCACGTGGAAAAAATTCATAAAAGCGGTTTTTTGTCGCTGACAATATCCCTCTTTGTGATCATGCAAGCCCCTTCACTTGGCATGGCGGCGCCTCCTTTTGTTCCTTTGTCCTTATCAGAGGCCATCACGCTCGCCTTGGAAAACAACGTGGATATCCGGATTGAAGGGGAAACGATCCGGATACTCGAATTAAATATTACTCTCGAGGATGCCCAATTCGACCCCACTCTCCGCTTTGGTGCACGCACGGACCAAGCCACCCAAACAACCTCATCGACAATAGATACCACGATCTTCGGCACAAACAAGATTAAACAAACAAAGCTAAATTTACAAGCGGGATTGAATCAACGTCTTCGGTGGGGGGGGGATTATGGCCTTTCTCTAAACCAGACACGGTCTTCCCGGAATACGGGTCAGGTTTTCAATCCAACCTTCACAGCAGATGCCGTCCTCACCGTAACCCAGCCCCTTCTGCAAGGCTTCGGGCTAAAGGTTGTTCAAGGTCCGCTGCGAATCGCACAAACCAATATCGCCATGTCCCGGACAACCTTCCGGTCAAAGGTGTCAACGCTCCTATTCGATATTAACAGCACCTATTGGGACCTTGTCTTTCAGAGGGAGAACCTGAAGGTAAAACAGCAGGCACTCCAATCAGCCCGACAACTTCTCAAAGCCAGTCTGGCAAAGGTCGGGTTGGGCCTCCTGGCGCCGATAGAAATCCTGGTGGCTGAAGCGGGGGCCGCCTCTCGGGAGGAATCGGTGGTCATCGCCGAAAAGGAAATTGAAGACAAGGAAGATGAAATGCGGCAACTCCTGAACCTTCCGGGGCAGTCGCTGGTCGACCCCCCTTCCCTTCATCCGACCGATAAGCCGACGGAGACAAGAAGGCTTCTCGACGATGGAAGGATGTTGGAAATGGCCCTGACACGACGTCCTGAAATTGAGGAAAACCGCTTGAGTGTTCAAAACCGCGCACTGCTTCTCCGCATTGCGGAGAAGCGACTTTCACCTTCGCTGGATTTTGTAGGCAGACTCGGATTAAACGGCCTCGGAGAAACCTACATGCAGGGCTTTGATCAGATTACCTCAAAAGAATCTTTCCGATGGGAAGCCGGTCTTGAACTCCAGTTTCCCATCGGAAATCGTAGTGCACGGGCCAACTTCCAAAAAGAAAAAACAGAACAAAACAAGGCAATTCTTGCCCAGATCAAGGTCGTTCAACGGATTACCTTGGAGGTGAAAAAGGCCCTCCGACGCGTCAGGACCGATTTTCATCGGATAGAGACCACTGGCCGAGCCAGGGTTCTTTCAGAACGAAAGCTTTCCGCCGGCAATGAGCGTTTTTCTCTCGGATTAATCAGCAGCAACGACCTCCTGGAATTTCAGGATGATTTGGCCGAAGCAAGGGTAAACGCCTTGAAAGCCGTGATTGATTATAATAAATCACTTGCCAGTCTGGACGGGGCTACTGGAACACTTTTGGAGAAGTATGGGGTCGAAACGCCTTCATAA
- a CDS encoding efflux RND transporter periplasmic adaptor subunit gives MGSKRLHKILTFIVVFLLLAVLIYAFRKGDREEVRHRDLVLVKKGDVVVKAAETGSLEPANVVEIKSEQAGEVKQLFVQGGDGVKVGQALATIQPESNQARKVAEAQASIEQEQLNLKENQREVHRMKTLYTKGFIAQKLLEDAEKGLENSKIRLNLAKRKLLLTLDGDKALFDKYFNRDLKAEALDDYTLFSPISGTVLEVNVAVGEIVSSGTSTITGGTALLRIADLSKMWVKTKINEVNINRIREGQPVVIHLDAIPFEVYEGRVARISPKGEKEDDVVTYEVTVELANIDQRLMPSMTANVDIITQIEKNVLYLPLSALKVVDGKATVTVRKPTGEDQLLTVTIGIKNETVAVIMDGLNEGDQIVLPIAKEGQGRRGA, from the coding sequence ATGGGGTCGAAACGCCTTCATAAAATACTCACCTTTATCGTTGTATTCCTCCTTTTGGCCGTATTGATTTATGCCTTTCGTAAGGGCGACCGGGAGGAGGTCAGGCATAGGGATCTGGTCCTTGTCAAAAAAGGGGATGTCGTCGTCAAGGCAGCGGAAACAGGATCACTAGAGCCGGCCAATGTCGTTGAAATCAAGTCGGAACAAGCGGGCGAGGTAAAGCAACTTTTTGTTCAAGGGGGGGATGGCGTCAAGGTGGGTCAGGCCTTGGCAACAATCCAGCCGGAATCTAACCAAGCGAGAAAGGTGGCTGAGGCGCAGGCATCGATTGAACAGGAACAACTCAATCTCAAAGAAAACCAACGGGAAGTTCACCGCATGAAGACCTTGTATACAAAGGGATTCATTGCCCAAAAACTGTTGGAAGATGCCGAAAAAGGCCTTGAAAATTCGAAAATCCGCTTGAACCTGGCAAAACGAAAACTCCTACTGACCCTGGATGGAGACAAAGCGCTATTCGATAAATACTTCAATCGCGATTTGAAGGCTGAGGCTTTGGATGATTACACCCTCTTTTCTCCAATTTCCGGGACGGTCCTTGAGGTCAATGTTGCGGTGGGTGAAATTGTCTCTTCCGGCACATCGACCATCACCGGCGGGACAGCCCTATTGCGGATCGCCGACCTCTCAAAGATGTGGGTAAAGACGAAGATCAATGAGGTCAACATCAACCGGATCCGGGAAGGACAGCCGGTTGTCATCCATTTGGATGCAATTCCCTTCGAAGTTTATGAGGGGCGGGTTGCCAGGATCTCCCCAAAAGGGGAAAAAGAGGACGATGTGGTGACCTACGAAGTAACCGTCGAACTGGCCAACATCGATCAGCGCCTTATGCCCTCGATGACGGCGAATGTCGACATTATCACTCAGATTGAAAAAAATGTCCTTTACCTCCCACTCAGCGCCTTAAAAGTGGTCGACGGGAAGGCTACGGTCACTGTTCGGAAACCCACCGGAGAAGATCAGCTTCTTACCGTGACGATTGGGATAAAAAATGAAACCGTTGCAGTCATTATGGATGGATTAAACGAAGGGGATCAGATTGTCCTGCCCATCGCGAAGGAAGGGCAAGGGCGAAGAGGCGCATAA
- a CDS encoding ABC transporter ATP-binding protein — MLIQFKEVSKVYQMGEVAVHALHQNSFTIDSGEFVSIVGPSGSGKTTLLDIIGCLSRPTTGCYLFKEEEVQNLSDRDLARIRNKKIGFIFQTFHLLGRNTALANVALPLFYAGLPKEARMARAKEALSQVGLSDRIHHRPNQLSGGQQQRVAVARALVNHPDIILADEPTGNLDSKSGGEIIELLHALHRNGHTLILVTHDKELAGRTDRTITIKDGCIVSNEENRKHPKRV, encoded by the coding sequence ATGTTGATCCAGTTCAAAGAAGTAAGCAAAGTTTATCAGATGGGAGAAGTGGCGGTCCATGCCCTCCACCAAAACAGTTTCACGATAGATTCCGGCGAGTTTGTTTCGATCGTCGGTCCGTCCGGAAGCGGTAAGACCACCCTTCTTGATATTATCGGATGCCTTTCAAGACCAACAACCGGTTGTTACCTGTTCAAGGAAGAAGAGGTTCAAAACCTCTCAGACCGGGACCTGGCCCGAATCAGGAATAAAAAGATCGGATTTATCTTCCAGACCTTTCACCTGCTCGGGCGAAACACCGCACTGGCCAATGTGGCGCTCCCCCTCTTTTATGCCGGCCTTCCAAAAGAGGCGCGCATGGCGCGGGCCAAGGAGGCCTTGTCCCAGGTTGGCCTTTCGGACCGGATCCACCATCGGCCGAACCAGCTTTCAGGCGGACAACAGCAGCGGGTTGCCGTCGCCCGTGCCCTGGTGAATCACCCCGACATCATCTTGGCGGATGAGCCAACAGGCAACCTCGATTCAAAGTCTGGAGGTGAAATTATTGAGCTCCTTCATGCACTTCACAGAAATGGCCATACCCTTATCCTGGTCACCCACGACAAGGAGCTGGCGGGCCGAACCGACCGGACGATCACAATCAAAGATGGCTGCATTGTCAGCAATGAAGAAAACCGTAAACATCCAAAACGTGTTTAA
- a CDS encoding FtsX-like permease family protein: protein MNLVEIFIDALRNLSSNKLRSGLTMLGVIIGVSAVISMSSIVAGGERMIVEMIEKLGTNLLSVRPKKLDKENRRNSIGRSEGLRYKDAEAVKAMAPHAEKVTPVINVRTHLRYRDKDRKGMVEGVLGSYLEIQNYEIDRGRFFSEEDTGRFKKVAVLGKEIVKDLFEEEDPLGKGLKIGNQRFVVIGLLKEKGSLHGINYDETLLIPATTAIKLFNGNDKLNAFVVKVDHRRNMKKTEEMIRNILLQRHDGVEDFVIRSQDQLIRNTEMIIFTFRVILGGTAALSLMVGGIGIMNIMLVTVTERTAEIGLRKALGASRGVILSQFLIESTAISLIGGVIGILLGSLMGMGFGLLASQAITGWNAVILPRAVFLGFFFAVSVGVTFGLYPAYKAAQLDPAEALRYQ, encoded by the coding sequence ATGAACCTTGTAGAAATTTTTATAGATGCGCTTAGAAACTTGTCGTCGAATAAGCTCCGCTCCGGCCTCACGATGCTCGGCGTGATCATCGGCGTCTCGGCCGTCATCTCCATGTCGTCGATCGTGGCGGGCGGGGAACGGATGATTGTTGAGATGATCGAGAAGCTGGGGACCAATCTCTTATCGGTTCGCCCTAAGAAACTGGATAAAGAGAACCGTCGAAATTCCATCGGCCGTTCAGAAGGACTTCGGTATAAAGATGCCGAGGCCGTGAAGGCGATGGCCCCGCATGCCGAGAAAGTGACCCCTGTGATCAATGTTCGGACACACCTTCGGTATAGGGATAAAGATCGAAAGGGTATGGTAGAAGGGGTACTCGGAAGCTACCTCGAAATCCAAAATTACGAGATCGATCGGGGGCGATTTTTCTCCGAGGAAGATACGGGGCGATTTAAAAAAGTGGCGGTCCTGGGAAAAGAAATCGTCAAAGACCTCTTCGAAGAAGAGGATCCCCTCGGAAAAGGCCTGAAGATCGGGAACCAACGATTTGTCGTGATCGGACTCTTAAAAGAGAAAGGAAGCCTTCACGGAATTAATTATGATGAAACACTTTTGATTCCAGCGACGACGGCCATTAAACTGTTCAATGGAAACGACAAGCTGAATGCGTTCGTCGTCAAGGTAGACCACCGTCGAAATATGAAAAAAACAGAGGAAATGATTCGGAACATCTTGCTTCAACGACATGATGGTGTCGAAGATTTTGTAATTCGAAGCCAGGACCAACTGATTCGTAATACCGAAATGATCATCTTCACCTTTCGCGTGATCCTCGGAGGAACGGCCGCCCTCTCCCTGATGGTCGGCGGGATCGGTATCATGAACATCATGCTGGTCACGGTGACAGAACGGACCGCCGAGATCGGCCTTCGGAAGGCCCTCGGCGCGAGCCGAGGAGTAATACTCTCACAATTCTTAATTGAGTCGACCGCAATCAGCCTGATCGGAGGAGTGATCGGAATCTTACTGGGGAGCCTGATGGGGATGGGGTTCGGCTTGCTTGCCAGTCAGGCAATCACCGGATGGAACGCCGTAATCTTGCCCCGCGCGGTTTTCCTTGGGTTCTTTTTCGCAGTATCGGTCGGAGTGACCTTCGGCCTTTATCCGGCCTATAAAGCCGCTCAACTCGATCCGGCAGAGGCGCTACGGTATCAGTAG